One part of the Phoenix dactylifera cultivar Barhee BC4 chromosome 4, palm_55x_up_171113_PBpolish2nd_filt_p, whole genome shotgun sequence genome encodes these proteins:
- the LOC103710157 gene encoding uncharacterized protein LOC103710157, translating to MVGGAVTVGGWVASAFAGKAIDMLKSYLEDNHDLDADMKRRLGNVQLALPRIERAINAAEGWPIEDEPLLAWLRQVKDLTYKAEDLVDDLESKFHQGENKDAGH from the coding sequence ATGGTGGGGGGTGCAGTGACGGTCGGAGGATGGGTTGCATCTGCCTTTGCCGGTAAGGCGATCGACATGCTTAAATCTTATTTGGAGGACAACCACGACTTGGATGCAGATATGAAGAGGAGGCTGGGCAATGTGCAACTCGCTCTTCCACGGATCGAGCGCGCGATCAACGCAGCTGAGGGATGGCCGATCGAGGACGAGCCCCTTCTGGCATGGCTAAGGCAAGTCAAAGATTTGACTTACAAGGCAGAGGACTTGGTCGATGATTTGGAATCCAAATTCCACCAGGGTGAAAATAAG